The nucleotide sequence GAGGGAGCCGGCTGGCCGGTGACGGGCGCGCGGCGCGTGCTGGTTGTATGCATGACGTCGGGCCTCTCTGCCGGAGGGTTGCCTTCAGATGGGGCGGATGGGGCTCCTGGTCTTCCGTTCAACCGTCCAGGAGCGTTGCGGTTCCTCGCCCATGGCCGATTCTCCCGCCGATCCCGCGGGGGGCCTCAGCGGCCGGTGCCCACCACCCTCGCGGGAGAACGCACCGCCGCCGCCCGCAGGATGACGTAGCCGAGCAGGGCGGACAGCAGCGACCCCGACAGCACGCCGAGCCGCACCGCCACCGCATGCTCCGGATCGGAGAAGGCGAGCGTGCCGATGAACAGGCTCATGGTGAAGCCGATGCCGGTCAGGACGGCCACGCCGTAGAACTGCACCCAGCTCGCCCCGGCAGGCAGCGGCGCCAGTCCAAGCCGGACCGTCAGCCACACCGCGAAGCCGACGCCGGCCTGCTTGCCGACGAACAGGCCGAGCAGGATGCCGATCGGGATCGGTTCGGCCAGGCTGGCCGGAGTGATGCCGTCGAGCGGGACGCCCGCATTGGCCAGCGCGAAGACCGGCATGATGAAGAAGGCCACCCACGGATGCAGCGCATGCTCCAGCCGGTTCAGCGGCGCCTTCTCCTCGTCCTCCCTGCCCTCGCGCAGGGGAATGGCGAAGGCCAGGGCGACTCCGGCCAGCGTGGCGTGGAGGCCCGACTTCAGCACGCACACCCACAGCACGAGGCCGAGCAGCAGGTAGGGCGCCAGCGACCGCACGCCGGACCGGTTGAGCAACGCCAGCCCGAGCCCGGCGACCGCCGCCAGCGCCAGCGCCAGCGGCTCCAGCCCGTGGCTGTAGAAGACGGCGATGATCAGGATGGCGCCGAGATCGTCCATGATCGCCAGCGCCAGCAGGAAGACGCGCAGGCTGGCGGGCACGCCGCGCCCCAGCAGGGCCAGCACGCCGACCGCGAAGGCGATGTCGGTCGCCGCGGGGATCGCCCAGCCCTGCAGGGCGCCCGGCGTGTTCCAGGTGAAGGCGGCATAGATCAGCGCCGGGACCACCATGCCACCCGTCGCCGCGATGCCCGGCAGCATCGCCTTGGAGCGGGAGGACAGCTCGCCCTCCATCACCTCGCGCTTGATCTCCAGCCCGACCAGCAGGAAGAAGATCGCCATCAGTCCGTCGTTGATCCACAGCAGAATCGGCTTGTCGATGCCCACCCCGCCGGCAGTCACGGCGAGGGGAAGGTCGAGGATCGTCTGATAAAGCGGCGCCGCGGCGGAGTTGGCCCAGATCAAAGCCGCCGCGGAGGCGATCATCAGGAGGACACCGCCGGAGGCTTCGGTCTGCAGGAATGCGCGGATCGTCGACAGCCGCATCAACCTTTCCTTCTTTCGTCTTGTGCGTTCACCCGGCTTCATTCGCCGGGCCGGGCCCCTGCATGTGGGTGGCCGCGCTCAAGATGGAAGGGAAAAGCGGCCGAAATCCGGCGGAATCCCGGGGGAAGCCGGGGCGGCCGCGGCCGCAGCGGCGAATCGTCGCGGCCGGTCCGGCTGCCGGAGGCAAGTCGTTGCCCTTGCAACAGTTTCCTCCGTCACCACTGTACGGAAGGTCAGGGGATGACGCCGGCTTATGCCTTTTGATGGCTGGCGACGAACCGCCCGCGGCGCGAGAATAACCCCACCCGAAATACAGAAAAACCGGTCGCGGAGACCGGCACGGCCAGACCAATGGCCGGCCGGGCGGCCGGGAGGAAACGCACCATGACCACGCTCTATTGCGCCTGCTGCGGCCGGCCGTTCAAACGCACCTCCAACCGGGGGCCGGCGCCCCTCTACTGCTCGCGGGACTGCCGCCTGCAGATCGCGGCGCGGCGGCGCGCCTGGGGTCCGGTCGACTGGGGACTGCCCGCCGCGACGGCCCAGGCCCTGATGGCGGTGCGGCAGCCGGCGGACCGGCTGGCGAAATCGGCCTGAGCGGCGGCGCACGGTCGATTTCCGCGCCACCCCCTCTTCAAGCGGGCCACCGGCACCCCCATCTGTCAGGGCAACCCGGACCAGATGGCTAGTATGATCAACGCACATGACTGACCGACCCCGATCTTCGCATTCCGCCGCGCGCAGCCCGGCCCGTGCCCTGACCGCCGTCGCGGTCGCCCTTTGCGTCGCCCTGGCCGCCGGCACCGCCGACGCCCGCGCCGGCAGCAGCAGCTCGTCCGGCAGCCGCGGCAGCAAGACCTACTCCGCGCCGCCCCCGACCAACACCGCCCCGAGCACCGCCGCCCCGATGGAGCGGTCGATGGCGCCGGCGCAGCAGCCGGGCATGCAGCGCCCGACGGCGCCGACCCAGGCGCCCGCCCAGTCCGGCGGCTTCTTCCGCGGCGGCGGGTTCATGTCCGGCCTGATGGGCGGGCTGATCGGCGCCGGCATCGGCGCCATGCTGTTCGGCGGCGGCTTCTTCGACGGGCTGGGCAGCTTCGCCGGGATCCTCGGCTTCCTGCTGCAGGTCCTGCTGATCGTCTTCCTGGTCAGGCTGGCCATCCGCTTCTTCCGCAACCGCTCCGGCCAGCCGGCCGGCGCGATGGGCGGCGCCGGCCCGGCCTATGCCGGCGGTCCCGCCACGCTGAACCGCGATCCGGCCGACGTGCGCTACAATCCTCTGGGTGGCGGCCCCCTGGGTGGCGGCCCCCTGGGTGGGAGCGGCCCCGGCGGCGCCCCCGGCCAGCCTCGGGACGAGCTGGGCGTGCAGCCCGCCGACTTCGATGCGTTCGAACGCCTGCTGGGGCAGGTCCAGGCCGCCTATGGGCAGGAGGATCTGAACGCGCTGCGCCAGCTCGCGACGCCGGAGATGGTGTCCTACTTCGCCGGCGATCTGGCGCAGAACAGCAGCCGCGGCATCGTCAACCGCGTGTCGGACCCCCGCCTGCTGCAGGGCGATCTGGCCGAGGCCTGGCGCGAAGGGGCGATGGAGTACGCCACGGTGGCGATGCGCTTCTCGATCATCGACACGATGGTGGAGCGGGCGACCGGCCGCGTCGTCGAGGGCGATCCGAGCCGCCCGGTCGAGGTCACCGAGCTGTGGACCTTCGCCCGCTCGCGCGGCGGCAACTGGCTGCTCTCGGCGATCCAGCAGACCCGCTGACGCCAATCCCGTCGATACCGGGCCCGTCGATACCGGGCCCGTCGATACCGGGCCCGTCGACACCGGCCCCGTCGACACCGGCCAAACCTCCCGCAAAGGAGGCCGCCGAACGAAAAAGCGCCCCGGTCCGACCGGGGCGCTTTGCTTTTGCGCCGTGCGTCTTGCCGCCGTGCGTCTTGCCCATGCGCCTTGCCTTTGCGCCGAGCGTGCAGGTGGCTGCGCTTCGGATGAGTCCCGGCGGTCCGGCGCCTTGCGGGGCCGGTCCGCGGCGGGAGGAGAACCACCTCAGTAGTTGGTGGTCCAGTCCGGCTCGCGGCGGGCGAACCCGGCATCGTCGTCCCGCGGCGCCTCGTCCCGGTCGGACGGCCAGGCGGGATACTCGGTGTGAAGGGGCAGTTGCCGCGCGAACTCCGCGGCCTCGGCCTCGCGGCGTTGCTTCAGCAAGCTGGCGGCCAGATGAGCGGGCAGCATGGCGGGTCTCCTTCTCGCAGTCGGGAAGACGTACGATGCGGCCCGGTCGGCCGCACTCGGCCCTCTACCCGTTTCCTATGCCTGGCAGCGTGACACGCAAGTTCCAGGCCAGCAGTGATCCAGATCACGAAAACCACCGCCTCTGCCTCCATCAGACACCGGCAATGGTCTACAAAGGGTTTATGCGCCGCGGTCCCGGAGGGAGGATGTGCCCCGACACCCGCCGTCCCGATCCGGACGCGCTTCGGATGTGGTTCCCTTCCGCGCCGTTCCAACCCATATTTCCGGCGAACCGCCGCCAAGGATTGCTTACCCCCATGAACGCCGAGCCCTGCCCCACCTGCCTTAAACCTGTGCATCTGTGCGTCTGCGAGGCAGTGGAGCCGATCGAGACCAGCCGCTTCCTGCTGATCCTCCAGCATCCGCAGGAAAAGCGGGAGCTTCTGGGCACCGCGCAGATGATGCATCTGCTGTTCCCCAACTCCGCCCTGAAGGTCGGGCTGAGCTGGTCGAACCTGAAGCGCATCCTCGGCCGCGAGGTCGACTACAAGCGCTGGGGCGTCCTCTATCTCGGCTCCGCCAAGCCGGGCGAGGGCGGCTTCAAGAGCGACGTCGCCGTGGTGGACAAGGCCGGCAAGCCGCAGAAGGACAGCGACGCGGTGCTGGCCGACCTGGAGGGCGTCATCGTGCTGGACGGCACCTGGAGCCAGGCCAAGAGCCTGTGGTGGCGCAACGCGTGGCTGCTGAAGTGCCGGCGCATCGTGCTGAACCCGGAGTTCCGCTCCCTCTACGGGCAGGCGCGCCGCGAGCCGCGGCGGGAGAGCGTCTCCACGCTGGAGGCCGGCGCCTTCCTGCTGTCGCGGCTGGAGGAGGACCCGGCCATCTTCGACCGGGCGATGAAACCCTTCTCGCTGCTGCTGAAGAAGATGCGGGCCCCCCGCCCGCGGCCGGCCCCGGTGCGGGCACCGGAGGTGCAGGCGCCGGAAGCGGGGGGCGGTGCGGCGCCATCCGGCCCGGAGGAGCCCGGACCGGACGGGCGGGACGAGGCGTGATCGGAGGAGTCCCCCACCTTCCGGAGGACCCCCGGCAACGAACTTGCGCTTGATCCGTTATGGGAGGTGAGAGCGGCCGGCACCACCGGCCCGCCACACCCAACGGAAGGAGCGTGCCATGCGGGGGATTCTTCTTTGGCTGGTCGGGATTCCCATTCCCGTCATCATCCTGCTGTATCTGTTCAACGTGCTGTGACGGGTGCCGGCGGCGGCAAGGATATCGCCGGAGCAGGCGCCGGAGCGGCAAAGGACATGGGTGCCCCGCTGGCCGGCCGGTTGACGGTCCGGCCATACTGGGTACCAATGGGGACAGTCGCGTCCTTTTGACGCGGCTGCCCTTCCGGGGCTCCCCGCCCACCGCCCCGCACTCCGGACACAGAGAGAGCCATGGCCCGCGACTTCCTTCCCTTCCGCCTGACCGTCTGCGGCATCGAGGAGCTGACCGGCTTCTGCGGGACCGGGGTCAGCCATGTGCTCTCCATCCTCGACCCCGACCATCCGGAACCCACCGCCTTCGGCGCCTATGGCGAGCATGAGCGGCTGGAGCTGCGCTTCCACGACATCATCGACCCGACCCCGGGTCAGGTGACGCCCGAGAAGGAGGATGTCGAGCGCATCCTGGCCTTCGGCCGCGACCTGATGGCCGAGCCGGAGGCCTGCGCCCACCTGCTGGTCCACTGCCATGCCGGCATCTCGCGCTCCACCGCGGCGCTGACCATGATCCTCGCCCAGGCCCGGCCGGACCGGCCGGCCGCCGACGCGATGGAGGCGGTGGTGGCGATCCGCCACAAGGCCTGGCCGAACCTGCGGATGATCGAGTTCGCCGACCAGATGCTGGGCCGCGGCGGCGACCTCGTGCAGGCGGTGCGCGCCCGCCACCACGCCTATGGCCGGCAGCGGCCGGAGCTGGTGCAGTTCATGGTGGACAACGGCCGCATCCGCGAAGTCGAGGAGTTGATCGACTGAGAAGTCGAGGAGGTGATCGACTGAGCCGCCGCCCCGGTGTTGAAAAACGCCGGCCCGGTGGTAGTCTGGCCGGCAAGGAGGTGACGCGCCTTCCGTTCCCTGAAGGTGGAGCCGGTTTCCCGGGCCCACCCTGTCGGACCTACCGATCCTGGTCCTGGTTGAAGCCGGCCTCGAACTCCAACTTCACCCTGAACCAGAAGCGGCGGATCCACTTGAGGAACGAACTCAAGCGCGTCCCCTCCTTTCGGTTTGCCGGAAGAGGGGGTTCCTCAACCGGCGGGGTTAAGTGGGGCAGACTCCGCATGCAGGCGCAACCGGTTGCGCGGCCGCACCCGCCGATCTCCGCAGCCGCTCACCGCATACGAAAAAAGCCCGCCGGAGCGGCGGGCTTTTTTCGTCTCAACACCCTGTCACGGCACCGGTGCCGGTCAGCGCGGCGCGAGCACCATCACCATCTGCCGGCCTTCGAGCTTGGGCATCTGCTCGACCTTCGACAGATCGTCCAGCGCATCGCGCACGCGGACCAGCACATTCATGCCCAGATCCTGGTGCGCCATCTCACGGCCGCGGAAACGCATGGTCACCTTGACCTTGTCGCCCTCCTCCAGGAAACGGCGGGCGGCGCGCATCTTCACGTCGTAGTCGTTGTCATCGATGTTCGGCCGGAGCTTGATCTCCTTGACCTCGATGATCTTCTGCTTCTTGCGCGCTTCGGCCGCCTTCTTCTGAGCCTCGTACTTGAACTTGCCATAGTCGAGGATCTTGCAGACGGGCGGGTCGGCCTGGGCGGCCACCTCGACGAGGTCGAGGCCGGCCTCTTCGGCAGCCAGCAGCGCATCGCGCAACGATACGACACCCACCATCTCGCCGTCAGCGCCGACGAGACGGACGGAACGGGCCGTGATCTCCCGATTCACCCGCGGTCCATCGCGGGTCGGGGCGGCTTCTGACGGAATCCTGGCTATGGACGCTTCTCCATGACTAAAGACCGGCCGAAGCCGCCAGTCCCGGCGGGTGATCCGGGATTGGCCCGCTCCGGCGCGGCCGGGTTAAAACGGCGAATCGAAAGCGGCATCCCCGGCGGGGGAGCGCGCCTCCTGCATGAGTTTAGTGACGGCGTCGTCGAGGGCAAGCACTTCCTGATCCTTGCCGCCGAGGACACGCATCGCGACGGTCCTCTCCTCGGCCTCGCGCTTGCCGACCACGAGCATCACGGGCACCTTCTGCAGGCTGTGCTCGCGCACCTTGAGATTGATCTTCTCGTTCCGGACGTCGAGCTGGACCCGCACACCCTTGCGCTTCAGCAGGGCCGCGACCTCGGCGGCATAGCCGTCGGCCTCGTTGGTGATGGTGGTCACCACCGCCTGCACCGGGGCCAGCCAGAGCGGGAACTTGCCGGCGTAATGCTCGATCAGCATGCCGATGAAGCGTTCCAGCGAGCCGAGGATGGCGCGGTGGAGCATCACCGGCCGGTGCTTCGCCCCGTCCTCGCCGATGTAGGTGGCGTCGAGCCGCTCGGGCAGGACGAAGTCGAGCTGCAGCGTGCCGCACTGCCAGGTCCGGCCGATGGCGTCGGTCAGGTGGAACTCCACCTTCGGGCCGTAGAAGGCGCCCTCGCCCGGCAGTTCCTCGAACTCCAGCCCGGCCGAGCGCAGGGCCTGGCGCAGCCCGTCCTCGGCGCGGTTCCAGGTCTCGTCGGACCCGGCGCGGACGTCGGGGCGCAGCGCCAGCTTCACCGCGATCTTGTCGAAGCCCAGATCCCTGTACACGCCGAGCTGGAGCTTGAAATACTCCGCCGCCTCGGTCGGGACCTGATCCTCCGTGCAGAAGATATGGGCGTCGTCCTGGGTGAAGGCGCGCACGCGCAGGATGCCGTGGAGCGCGCCCGACGGCTCGTTGCGGTGGCAGGCGCCGAACTCGGCCATGCGGATCGGCAGGTCGCGGTAGGAGCGCAGGCCATGCTTGAAGATCTGGACATGGCCGGGGCAGTTCATCGGCTTGATGCCCAGCATCTTCTCGCCGTCGTCGGCCGAGACCTTGAACATGTTGTCGCCATACATGTCCCAGTGGCCCGAGGCCTTGAACAGCGAGCTGTCGATGAGCTGCGGCGTCTTCACCTCGACATAGCCGGCCCCCTGCAGCTTGGTGCGGATATAGGTCTCCAGCGTGCGGAACAGCGTCCAGCCCTTGGGGTGCCAGAACACCGAGCCGACCGCCTCCTCCTGGACGTGGAAGAGGTCGAGCTCCTTGCCGAGGCGGCGATGGTCGCGCTTCTCCGCCTCCTCGAGCTGGTGCAGGTAGGCCTTCAGCTCCTTCTCGTCGCGCCAGGCGGTGCCGTAGATGCGCTGGAGCATCGGGTTGCGGCTGTCGCCGCGCCAGTAGGCGCCGGCCACCTTGGTCAGCTTGAAGCCCTGCCCGACCTTGCCGGTCGTCGGGGCGTGCGGGCCGCGGCAGAGGTCGAGCCAGTCGTCCTGCCGGTAGATGCTGATGTCCTGGTCGGCGGGGATCGCCTCGATCAGCTCGGCCTTGTAAAGCTCGCCGAGCTTCTTGAAGTAGGCGACGGCCTCGTCGCGGCTCCACACCTCGCGGACGATGGGGATGTCCTTCGCCACGATCTCGCGCATCTTGGCCTCGATCTTCTCGAGGTCCTCGGGCGTGAAGGGCTCGTCGCGGGCGAAGTCGTAATAGAAGCCGCTGGCGATCGCCGGGCCGATGGTGACCTGCGTGCCGGGATAGAGCTTCTGCACCGCGTCGGCCAGCACATGGGCGGCGTCGTGGCGGATCACCTCCAGCGCGTCCGGATGGTTGCGCGTGACGATCTCGATGCGGGCATTGGTCGCGACGGTGGTGGTGAGGTCCTTCACCTCGCCGTCGATCTTGACGGCAAGCGCATCCTTGGCAAGGCGCGGACCGATCGACGAGGCGATCTCGAGCCCCGTCACCGGCCGGTCGAACTCCCGCACACTGCCGTCCGGCAGCGTGATGGCGATGTTGGACGTCACCGAAGTCACCATTCTGACTGTGTTGCATTCCTCCCGGTCAACGGCCGGGAACGCGAAACTTCTAATGGGCGATGGCGGGCTGTCAAGCAAGCCGGCACTCGCCGGCCCGGCCTCTTCGTCGGGCGGGCGTGTCGTCATGGCAACTCTCGCGCCCGAAGACCCGGGCGGCGGTGCCGGCGTCCGGCCTGCGGAGCGCGCCGGGGAGACGGCGCGGCGGGGGACAACGGATGTTCCAAGAGACTCTCCTTCCTTGGCGGCGGGCGTCCGTCGATGGAGCGGGGAGGTCTTGGCGAGACGCCCCGTCCGTGATCGGCGGGGCATCCGGGGGCGACGGCGCGTCAGTCCGGCGCGCGACCACTCCCCCGCCCGCCGAAGGCGGTGGTGGTGGTAGTCGCGGTGGTGAGGGCCGTGCGGTTGATCATGGCCCGACTCTCGGCCGCCGCGGGGAGCTTGTCAACCGCATGCGGCGCCGGGCTCACCCCGGCTTGCGCGACAGGCGCGGCTCGCCGAACAGGAAGCCCTGGCCGAAGTCGAAGCCGATGTCGAGGATCTCGACGAGCTGGGTCTCGGTCTCGATCTTCTCGACGATCAGGTCGATGCCCTCCGCCCCCAGCCGGCGGCGCAGGTCGATCACCCGGTCGGTCAGGGCGGGGTCGAGCACCAGCGCGCGGTCCAGCTTCACATAGCGGAACTCGTGCCGCTGCAGCGACTCGATGTCGAGGTCGAGGTCGGTGACCTGGTCCATCGAGAAATGGAAGCCGAGGCGGGCGAGCTGCTGCAGGATGCCCATGGTGACCGCCCCGCCGGCGCGCAGGTCCGCCTGCCCCAGCTCGAACACCAGCTTCGGCACCAGCGCCTGGTTCTGCGCCATCATCTTGAGGAAGTGCTTCATGAACTCGGCGTCCGACAGCGTCGCGGCCGAGATGTTGGAGAAGAAGCCGATGGCGTGCTGGCGCCGCTCCGTCTCGCGGATCAGCTGGATGCAGCGGACGAGCAGCAGATTGTCGATGGTGGCGATCAGCCCCTCCCGCCCGGCGATGGCCAGATAGCGGTCGGGCATGATCTGCTGGCCGTCGGCCGCCCGCACGCGGGAGAACACCTCGTAGAAGCGGTGCTTGCGCTGGGGCAGGCTGACGATGGGCTGGAGATAGATGTCGATGCGGTCGGCGCGCAATGCGTCGCGCACCGTATCCAGCACCCGCGCGTCATTCATTGGAGCCGCCATCGGGGGGCGGCCGGCGGCGCGGGGGGAGCCTGCGGCGGCAGGGCGGCCTCGCCGCTGTCCGGCGGACGGCGCTCGGCCGCGGCGGCCGGCGGGCGGGGAGCCCGGCGCTCGGTCAGCCGGGCGACCAGCGACTGGAGGAGCTTCACCTCCTGCATCACCGCGTCGTAGCGGTCGCCCTCCGCCGCGGCCGGCGGCGTCCGGGCGGCCTCCCCGGCCAGCGCCTCCACCCTCTCCTCCAGACGGCGCAGGCGGTCGCGGGCGATCCGCTCGCGCTCCAGCCGGGTGACGGTCTCATGGACC is from Azospirillum thermophilum and encodes:
- a CDS encoding tyrosine phosphatase family protein, giving the protein MARDFLPFRLTVCGIEELTGFCGTGVSHVLSILDPDHPEPTAFGAYGEHERLELRFHDIIDPTPGQVTPEKEDVERILAFGRDLMAEPEACAHLLVHCHAGISRSTAALTMILAQARPDRPAADAMEAVVAIRHKAWPNLRMIEFADQMLGRGGDLVQAVRARHHAYGRQRPELVQFMVDNGRIREVEELID
- the infC gene encoding translation initiation factor IF-3, which encodes MPSEAAPTRDGPRVNREITARSVRLVGADGEMVGVVSLRDALLAAEEAGLDLVEVAAQADPPVCKILDYGKFKYEAQKKAAEARKKQKIIEVKEIKLRPNIDDNDYDVKMRAARRFLEEGDKVKVTMRFRGREMAHQDLGMNVLVRVRDALDDLSKVEQMPKLEGRQMVMVLAPR
- a CDS encoding EAL domain-containing protein, whose product is MNDARVLDTVRDALRADRIDIYLQPIVSLPQRKHRFYEVFSRVRAADGQQIMPDRYLAIAGREGLIATIDNLLLVRCIQLIRETERRQHAIGFFSNISAATLSDAEFMKHFLKMMAQNQALVPKLVFELGQADLRAGGAVTMGILQQLARLGFHFSMDQVTDLDLDIESLQRHEFRYVKLDRALVLDPALTDRVIDLRRRLGAEGIDLIVEKIETETQLVEILDIGFDFGQGFLFGEPRLSRKPG
- a CDS encoding tRNA-uridine aminocarboxypropyltransferase, coding for MNAEPCPTCLKPVHLCVCEAVEPIETSRFLLILQHPQEKRELLGTAQMMHLLFPNSALKVGLSWSNLKRILGREVDYKRWGVLYLGSAKPGEGGFKSDVAVVDKAGKPQKDSDAVLADLEGVIVLDGTWSQAKSLWWRNAWLLKCRRIVLNPEFRSLYGQARREPRRESVSTLEAGAFLLSRLEEDPAIFDRAMKPFSLLLKKMRAPRPRPAPVRAPEVQAPEAGGGAAPSGPEEPGPDGRDEA
- the thrS gene encoding threonine--tRNA ligase, with amino-acid sequence MVTSVTSNIAITLPDGSVREFDRPVTGLEIASSIGPRLAKDALAVKIDGEVKDLTTTVATNARIEIVTRNHPDALEVIRHDAAHVLADAVQKLYPGTQVTIGPAIASGFYYDFARDEPFTPEDLEKIEAKMREIVAKDIPIVREVWSRDEAVAYFKKLGELYKAELIEAIPADQDISIYRQDDWLDLCRGPHAPTTGKVGQGFKLTKVAGAYWRGDSRNPMLQRIYGTAWRDEKELKAYLHQLEEAEKRDHRRLGKELDLFHVQEEAVGSVFWHPKGWTLFRTLETYIRTKLQGAGYVEVKTPQLIDSSLFKASGHWDMYGDNMFKVSADDGEKMLGIKPMNCPGHVQIFKHGLRSYRDLPIRMAEFGACHRNEPSGALHGILRVRAFTQDDAHIFCTEDQVPTEAAEYFKLQLGVYRDLGFDKIAVKLALRPDVRAGSDETWNRAEDGLRQALRSAGLEFEELPGEGAFYGPKVEFHLTDAIGRTWQCGTLQLDFVLPERLDATYIGEDGAKHRPVMLHRAILGSLERFIGMLIEHYAGKFPLWLAPVQAVVTTITNEADGYAAEVAALLKRKGVRVQLDVRNEKINLKVREHSLQKVPVMLVVGKREAEERTVAMRVLGGKDQEVLALDDAVTKLMQEARSPAGDAAFDSPF
- the nhaA gene encoding Na+/H+ antiporter NhaA, with product MRLSTIRAFLQTEASGGVLLMIASAAALIWANSAAAPLYQTILDLPLAVTAGGVGIDKPILLWINDGLMAIFFLLVGLEIKREVMEGELSSRSKAMLPGIAATGGMVVPALIYAAFTWNTPGALQGWAIPAATDIAFAVGVLALLGRGVPASLRVFLLALAIMDDLGAILIIAVFYSHGLEPLALALAAVAGLGLALLNRSGVRSLAPYLLLGLVLWVCVLKSGLHATLAGVALAFAIPLREGREDEEKAPLNRLEHALHPWVAFFIMPVFALANAGVPLDGITPASLAEPIPIGILLGLFVGKQAGVGFAVWLTVRLGLAPLPAGASWVQFYGVAVLTGIGFTMSLFIGTLAFSDPEHAVAVRLGVLSGSLLSALLGYVILRAAAVRSPARVVGTGR
- a CDS encoding Tim44 domain-containing protein — translated: MTDRPRSSHSAARSPARALTAVAVALCVALAAGTADARAGSSSSSGSRGSKTYSAPPPTNTAPSTAAPMERSMAPAQQPGMQRPTAPTQAPAQSGGFFRGGGFMSGLMGGLIGAGIGAMLFGGGFFDGLGSFAGILGFLLQVLLIVFLVRLAIRFFRNRSGQPAGAMGGAGPAYAGGPATLNRDPADVRYNPLGGGPLGGGPLGGSGPGGAPGQPRDELGVQPADFDAFERLLGQVQAAYGQEDLNALRQLATPEMVSYFAGDLAQNSSRGIVNRVSDPRLLQGDLAEAWREGAMEYATVAMRFSIIDTMVERATGRVVEGDPSRPVEVTELWTFARSRGGNWLLSAIQQTR